In the genome of Panthera uncia isolate 11264 chromosome B3 unlocalized genomic scaffold, Puncia_PCG_1.0 HiC_scaffold_1, whole genome shotgun sequence, one region contains:
- the CDCA4 gene encoding cell division cycle-associated protein 4 yields MFARGLKRKSAEDAEDSDGGVAGVPAAPSYTLQRQSLLDMSLVKLQLCHMLVEPNLCRSVLIANTVRQIQEEMTQDGTWRVVAPQAAGRAPLDRLVSTEILCRSGREQEGEGDGPLPDPAPGHAPRRPQSSPWGLDGSREGRGGFQKSLDHIFETLENKTPGSVEELFSDVDSSYYDLDAVLTGMVGGAPSGPGLPAFAPAAAAPPSSTCRSDLGELEHAVEILVET; encoded by the coding sequence ATGTTCGCACGAGGGTTGAAGAGGAAGAGCGCCGAGGACGCGGAGGACTCGGACGGGGGCGTGGCGGGCGTTCCGGCCGCGCCCTCCTACACCCTGCAGCGGCAGTCGCTCTTGGACATGTCCCTCGTCAAGCTCCAGCTGTGCCACATGCTGGTCGAGCCCAACCTCTGCCGCTCGGTCCTCATAGCCAACACGGTCCGGCAGATCCAGGAAGAGATGACCCAGGACGGGACCTGGCGGGTGGTGGCGCCCCAGGCCGCAGGGCGGGCGCCCCTGGACCGCCTCGTCTCCACGGAGATCCTGTGCCGCTCGGGGCGGGAGCAGGAGGGCGAGGGAGACGGCCCCCTGCCAGACCCGGCCCCGGGACACGCCCCGAGGCGCCCGCAGAGCAGCCCCTGGGGACTGGACGGCTCccgggagggcagagggggcttTCAGAAGTCGCTGGATCACATATTTGAAACGCTGGAGAATAAAACCCCCGGGTCCGTGGAAGAGCTGTTTTCGGACGTGGACAGCTCCTACTACGACCTGGACGCGGTGCTGACCGGCATGGTGGGCGGCGCCCCCTCCGGCCCCGGGCTCCCGGCCTTCGCCCCCGCGGCCGCCGCGCCCCCCAGTTCCACCTGCAGGTCGGATCTGGGGGAGCTGGAGCACGCGGTGGAGATCCTGGTGGAGACCTGA